In Neomonachus schauinslandi chromosome 12, ASM220157v2, whole genome shotgun sequence, the sequence cgggctccttgctcagctgggagtctgcttctccctctgctgctcccctgcttctgtgctctctctctctctgtccaagaaataaataaaatcttttttttttttctttttctgtacctaaaaagtgcaattttattttcaatcctTCTTTAGCATGGTTGGGGTCTGGATCTGAATCTTACTTTCCCACCTAACCCCTTCCCCCAGGGGAAACACTGTGACAACAGACTTCTGTACAACAGGCAGGCGGCCTCAGACCAAACTGGGCCTTGACCGTGTGGGGGCTTATTTCACTGTCACAGTGGAAACCCCCTGAATTGACTCCCATGACAGCTGCAAATCGGCTACAAAGGTCATAGGGAGAATTGGGCCGAATGGTCGGAGGCTCCTTCAGGACAATGATTTCTGCAGAAGGATCCAGAAGCCTGGGTAGAAACTCTCCTAAGCACAGCTGTAGATTTTCAGCGATATCTTGCCCAAGGTAAGAGCACCAATGGTTTCTCATGATCTCGATGGCATGGAGGTCATCCTTGGAGATGTCATTATTAATGATAAGGTGAATGCAGGGAATGATCAACTCATTCATCACATTAATGCCCTCAGTTACAGAGTGGTCATCGTTTGTTTCAAAGAGAGAAGCTGCTTTGGCATTCAGCTCCAGAAGGCATTTTCTTCAGTACAAAGCGATGACCGATTCCTTCACCCCGTGGCGGGGCCCCTTCATCAGCAGAGCGGCATTGCTCTGGTAGGCATAGACCAGGTAGGAGAGTGCCTCTTGGTACTTTCCTTTTTGGTAGAGTTCCAGGCCTGTGAGAAGATACACAGACACCTTTCGAAACAAACTATAATCTTCGTGCCACTTCTTGTACTCTTCCATATTCATGTCATCTGGACCAATCTCCTTCAGTTTAGCTTGAGCCACCTTCATGATGCTGATGGATCTTTCATCATAGCTAAGATTTTTATCTGCAAACTGTTCCAGGAGGGTCCGTTCTACTACTCTTTTGGGCGCTTCATTTTGGAAAAAGTAGACCAGCACGTGCTGGAGCCAAGGATCGCTGTGTGAAGCGGGCGTCTCTTTGGCAAGCCGGTGGAGCCTGGAGTATTCTTCATGGAACGCCTCGCTCGGCGCCGCCTCCACGCCGCTCCTCTCGTAGGCGTGCGCGCTGTTCGCGATGGCCTGCGCTGTCTGCTCCTTGACAATCACAGCGTGCTCCGACGCCAAGCAGCGGACCCCATGCGAGGCGGTTGCTGAAGGCTCTGGGGATGGAGAGAAATCCTGGGATGCTGAGCTCGTGGAGGATTCCATTTGAGGGATTTTGCAAGACTGCTCTTCTTCCCACTCCTCGACTTCCTGCTCAAACCTCCAGTTATCTTCCTGAATGTAATGCTTCAGTTCAACAGACAGGGCATCCACTTCTCCTAACATCTGATCTGATTCGCTTGGGGCTACCTCTGCATTGAAGTGCGGTAGCTGGTCGTTAATGTACATCAGACAGTAAGCACTAACATTTCTCAGGCCCCCATAAGAATCTCTTTCAAGTTCTTCCCAGGAAGATTCAGTAACAGAGATGTCCTTGTACTTGAGCCAGACTTGTCGGGGTTGATTATAGATATAGGCCCAGTACTGTCCAGCGTTTGCTTGCCCTTCATGAACAAGAACAGCATGCAAGCGATAAGGCACCTGACGAAGGAGAGGGTCACAATACATCTGCTCAATAGTCTGGGTGGTGCTTGCAATACAGTTCTTTAAATCTTGTATATCTTGTTCGATCTCACTCCTCCACCTCTGAAGACAGGTCTTAACAAAGTTTATCTCCTCGTCTGTGACGGTTCGAGGAGCTGGCTGTGCAGGCATTTCCATTGAAGACCGGGAAGATGCAAGTGGCTTATTCATTGCCTTAGATTTGGGTAGAGGatcttcagaagaaaaggtaCCTTCAACATCCTGAGAAGAGCTTTCTTTGCTTGTACTTTCCTTGGATGCCAGGTCAGAAACTGCGCAGTGTGCTGAAGAAAGCGGTAACGTCATGTGCGCATCGCTTTGAGACGTGGCCCTTTCTGGGACAGGTTTTGTACTGGCAAATTCGATAACGTATTTCAGCATGTCCGGGAGTGGAAACCGAGCTGGGCCTGAGCCGTACTTCACGTACCTTTCCAGTTTTTGCTGCAGaacttttatttcctccttcaaCTTTCGAATACACTCTCTCTTACTTCGAATAAGCTCTTTGCTCTTGTACATGTACCTGTCCATATAAATGATCTGAGGAAATTCCAGCTTATTGTGAATTTTCTCTGGCTGACCAAGGGACTGATTGAACTCGACTCTTGAGAGTTCAAAGGTCAACACTGGAGGTAGCTTTGTAAACCAACGCTGAAGGGGATACTGGCCAAAGGTCTCATTGTTGCAAAAGGGCTTTCCTTCACGAACCCCTTCAGTGAGGAGAGTACCGTAGAAAAGCTGCACCATTGGATTTTCAGATTTGTTCCTGGGATTGTTCACACTCAGAGCTAGCTGGAATGCGTCCTCTAGCCAATCCAGGAGCTTGTGTGTGAATTCACTCACATCTTGCTGCTGTTCCTCAGGTGATTGGAATGCTCCCTTTAAGAGATCCAGGGCTGCTGAAGGGTCTACAAATTTGCAATTTGATCCCATGATCAGAGCAAACAAATACTGAAGCTCTTGCATAAACACAATATTTCTCTTTTCCGTGTGACTCGGACAGTTTTCAAGCACATTCTGCGGTAGACTATAGCTGAGGACAAGTCTTCGAAATTCAGGCAGTTGAAAGAGAGACTGAATAACAGCACTAAACCAACATGTATTGCCAACATTCTTCAGCCCAACGGGCCACCCATTGACTCTCCTCCAGTCGTTAGGATTGGGATTTTCTCCCCAGACTTCACAGCGTTTTCTCTTGGAGCGTTTCGTTTCTGCAGAAGCTGCCTCGTGCATCCTGTTCAGATCTCTTCCATCAGCTTGAATTTTGGGGGATTCCAGTAGGCTCAAAGCAATGGCAGCTTGAAGATCATCTTTGTTATCATGGGTAAGGTCTATCACTTTTGCTAAAACTTCTTTGTTGGCAGCGCTGCCCTCTACTTCAGATGGTTCTGTAGCAACAGTGTCTTGAGTGGGCTCTTTAACTCTTTCCTCGGTGAGAAGGCTGACTGCCTGGGTGATGTCACCATTACTGGCCTTCAGAGCTTCATGAAGAAAGGAAGGGTCCTGAATGCCTGTGATTTCTCTTAGTTGGTTTAACAGCATTTGGCAGCTCGAGCCGTGTCGGTCGGCTGCTCCAGCCGCGTCGTCCTGCTGCAGCTCTGCAGTCATGGCCGAGGCGCCCCTCCACGGATCATCCGGCTCCCGCCGCCGCTGCCAGCCCAGCCTCGCAGAggcgaaataaataaaatctttaaaaaaaaaagttttagaaggagagaatagaaagaatgaagacaaacctatttgaagagataatggtgGGGAATTTTCTAGAACTAAGGAAGACGTGAGTCTTTTCTATCTAAGCAACATAAATAAAGTTAGCATTGAATCAGATCATGGTGAACCTTCAGAgtatcaaagagaaaaatctcagagGCAACCAAAGATAAAATGTAGATTTCCTGTCATTTTAGTCTGGTAGTGGCTTTCTCATCAGCAACAAGGGATGTCAGGAGACAATGGAACAGTATCTTCAAAGTCGTGGAGGAAATGCattgtcaacctagaattctgtacctaGATAAATTATCAGTTAggcatgaaaaacaaaataaagacattaaaaaaaagagacttgaTATTTTTaccacacacagaaacagacgATTTTTAAAGCAAGCTTTTAAAAGATGTGCTTTAATATTGTGATACAAGAGTTAATAATAATTAGCAAGTTTGTTAGAGATTCCAAATAAGCTTTGgttatgtaaataaatttatatacaaaatatacaccAATAACTATTTTCAGATAGAATTTAAAGGCAAAGAATAACTGAAATACTAAGCAACATGAGTGTGAattggaagaaggagagaagtcAGTATTAAAGTTTTCTAAGGTCCTTAAATTATTCTGAAAGAAAGTTGTAGACGtagttaaaaacataaatgtgtaGAACTGAAATGGAAGTATAACTTCCAAAACAGGGGAAGGATtggagaaaagatgaaagaaaacttaatccctccaaagaaaggaaaaaaggttaCCTTCAAAAGCATAGAAGTATAAaatgtaagataaataagtatatatagtTGACCCTCAAACAACACATGATATATAAATTTTCATGCCtaactgataaataaatatatagttgaCCTTCAAACAACACGATACATAAATTTTCATGCCTAACTGATAAATAAGTATAGAGTTGACCCTCAAACAAAGCACCAACCCCCTGCATGATTGAAATCTGCATataaaatctgcatataacttttgattcccccagaacttaactaATAGCTTAGtgttgatcagaagccttactgataacataaacagttgattaacacgtattttgtatatgtattaaatcctgcattcttacaataaagtaagccagagaaaagaaaatgtcattaagaaaatcataaggaagagaaaaaacatttacagcactttattttatttaccaaaaaaaaaaaaaaaaatccccctataagtggacctgcacagttcaaacccatgctgttcaaaggtcaactgcatgtatatatttacaataatatGAACAGATTAAATTCACCAGTTAATACACTTTGactttcaaaatgtaattttaaaaatctagcaaTGTTCTTCCAAGAGACAAACCTAAACATAATGGCACAAAAACATTGAAAGTAAAGAGACAGGAAAAGATATACCAGGCAAATTCTAACAAAAAGGAAGTCCGTGCCACTATATTAATTCCagacaaaataagcaaaacataaTAATATTAGAGATAAATATTAGGGGTAATTTCCTAAGGACAAAATAACATTCATATAggtaaaactgaaggaaaaatgcaaaattgAAAACTACCTTTGAGGTGACAAGATACTGAGTAcgtattttctaatatttctttttttttttttttaaagattttatttatttgatagagagagacaccgcgagagcaggaacacaagcagggggagtgggagagggagaagcaggcttcccgctgagcagggagcccaatgtggggctcgatcccaggaccctgggatcatgacctgagctggaggcagacgcttaaccgactgagccacccaggcgccccatgtattttctaatatttcaaatGCAAtagtattataaaattatttggacaaaaattctttaaaaattatttcttacctgtacccctgaaacaaataatacattatatgctaataaaaatatattaaacctcaaaaaaattatttcttgaatggatgaatgaatgcatgcatacataaatgaaaaattgCAAGAATGCACAAATGTACCAAGACTGTATTAGAGAATTAGGACTTATATTCTGCTATTTAAACCTCCACATATTGCACTGATGACGGCTGGCTTTATATTATAACATTTTAGGCATTCTGGAAATAACAATTTGGTCATTTAACAAAACTTTATCAATAACTTAAAATTCTGATTTgcaattaatttttctctaataattCAAGTGATATGTAAATCCTTCTAAATAATAATTCTGACATCTTAAACATGTGGAATACAATACTTCTATTGTTAATGAAGCTAAATAAGATATCTCCTGTTTTTGAATGTTATTTAgactaacataaaatataaagtttaatattatcgatagtatttttttaattgaaaggcTCAAGTTCATGTAAAACtttgctgttaaaatttttttaaataaatgcagtttgaggaaataaatttaaaccacatattttctggaattttaaggTAACCTTTTTAACATTACATCACTGCATTTTCAAAAGTTGTCTTATTTAATAGcactgagaaataaatattaaaattatttcctcttccattttaGCACTTCACAATATTGAGGTCAGGTTTGGTTACCCACATTGACAAGTCCTAAGCTGGACTTGTGTTTGTCAAATGTTCTCCATTTGTTCCCACTATTAGTATTTAGAGAAGGGATTAGGAATAATATGAGCTTATTAGTTATCTGGGCTGACATATATTTCAAAAGAGCAATGTCcaaaaatattatacaaatgaTAAACAGTAGAAATGCttctaattaaaaatgtttgctgtGGTTGCAAAGGAGCCAAGATGGTAGGTCCCTTAATCAACCTCTGGTTTTAACTTAAGCAAATATATTGAAAGTAAGGCTGTAAAGCTAAGCTACATAAGCCTTTCTTCTAAATCCGCCTGCAGGCATTAATGCTCATATTTGAGATGGCATCCTTATTTGCTAAGTGCAAAGATGGTTACAAAAGAGCTTTTCTCACTTTGAGGATAAAAGCTAAAGTATTCTTTAATTTTGGTTACTGCCCGGCTCATCTTAACACCATAATAGTTATTTGGCTCGAAACCAAAAAGTAGCAATACAGTGCTTACATGTCTATGGATCAAAATTAGATGAAAAATTGCTGTTTCTCATCTCCAAAGCTATTTGCTGCACATTTTATAACCCTCAAGATGCCTTTTGTAATATGTGATAACAGAGCCAACTGCAGCATCTGCCTGGAAAGAGATTACTTTAATTATGGACTCAGTGTCCTATTTTCTGCAAGTGATCCCCAGAGACAGGCTTCCTGCCGGAGGAGAGGTGCAAGGATGCACATTAAAGCCTACACATCAACCACAAAGGGGTGGATAAAGTGAGACAAGGACACCCATAAACCGCCTTCATTTTCCTAGTCTGTGATGTGATGGAAGAGTCTATAGTGATAGGTTTTTAATTATTCTAGCATCTGTTGTTATGGACTTCTGATGGTGAGGGCAAGATGAGCTTATAAAAGAGAACAGAACCTTTGACAAGTCTGTGAAGGAAACAGGCTGTATTAAAAAGGTTTGgtaaaacataattttctttcaagttttccttccaaattgaaaaatatatgtgcCGTATCAGTAACTTGCTGTAATATTATTAGAAAGTGAAGCTAAGTGGCTTTCTTGTCAACCCCAGTTCTGGATAACACATCAAGTGCCTCATTATTAAGAATTCATTTGCTATTCAGTATAATAGAGCTGCTCATAATGAATTTCATTTAGAATCAGTGTGTGTGTCTTATGTATTTCCATGGAAGTTCTTTATCATTTAACATTGATTTAACATTATGAGTGGACACTTAAAGCAAATTGTTACCTTGTTCGTATTAATTACAGAATTAGACTCCTTGATGAATGAGCTTTTGAGAATGAGCATGTGggcttactttttaaaagcatagCACATACTCATATAGGATATTTGGGATTTCATCTGATTTCTCAAAAAGTATAagcatattttgcattttttaaaagatgggggATTATAGAAGAGCAACCATGGGAATTAATTTTAAACTTCAAAAGAGGAATTTAAGGGATTTGGCATGGAATCATTTcctgtgggggagggaaagatggAATGGAAAAATGTACCTACAATTTTATTAGGTGAAAACATCAAGTCTTATAAGTATTATGCCAACTAtgactttcattattttctgttgttaaaatgaaatgttattaatatattttgataaagaaATCTAAGTAAATATCTTCAGGCATTTTAAATGGTAACATTTAATTCTAAAATGTTACaatgaaatatttgctttttgggaaacatttggtatttttaagaccttccaatttataataaataccacattggggaaatttttaaatgtatgttcaAAAGGATAGCTCTACAGAGGTTTCTGTGTTgtatagatagatggtagatgaAGAATTGAATCTGTATTATCTATATATCATCAGAACTTATCAATAGAAGGTGTTTAGTGTTTGTCTCCACTTAAAGATCTTGGGTATAATAAATTAAAGCAATATTTATGgactttaggaaaaataaaagcctatTAGAAGAAACTGAGAGTATAAATACCTGTGCTGTCATCAGTTCAAGGCAAATAAttcataactttttaatttatactttgcTATTAAAACACAGGtttctttatttaatataatGGGTCTCATATATGTTGTGAAATCAGAATACCCATACAAATCAACAGCAGGGGGAGATTTCTAAATGGTTCATTTGGAGAGTGACAAGATGACTTCTTTATAGATCAAAGGGAATCAATTTTCTCTCAAGGAGTATTCTGTAACTTCAGTTCTATATAGTGCACTTTGGCAACTCcaaatcagacattttttttttttaacttattttctaaTCCCAAGGTttgtttggaatatatatatatatacttttttcctgTCAACTGTTTCTTTTAGACATTCTCTCTTCTGAGTTTGGTTTTTAGTAAAAATGTCAAGTTAAATTTTTTTGGCTTTCTGTATTTCATGTTTGGGTCAGAATGTAAAATGCCTTTATTTGGacttagaatttaaaagaatgacaataggggcgcctgggtgactcagttgttaagcatctgtcttcagctcaggtcatgatcccagggtcctgggatcgagccctgaaaccggcaacaggctccctgctccgtggggagcctgcttctccctctgcccctccccctgcttgtgttccctctctcgctgtctctctctcttattaaaagataaataaaatctttaaaaaaacaaaaagaatgacaGTGGACAAATGTATGCTACAGACTGTTCTTCACATTCAAAGTTGACAGTGAATactatttccttttaaatgtttaaattcattttattttctggttaggcaagtaatatttattgaagaaagtaTTTACAACTACAGCTAAGCGAATACCTGTGTATGTCCACACACACCTTCACACCAACACTTACTCCTGTTTGCACACACCCACATGTTCCTTTTCCCAGAAATAAGAATAGTAAGTATCTTTGGGTATATCTCTTCAGATGTATGTAtgtgttcaattttatttttactacttgGGGCTCTACCATGCATCCCATTTTATAATCTAGCTTTGTTTTAAAACCtaacattacattttaaatgtttttctaataaaCATCTGTCTACATCATCATCTGGATAGTATCCTATTATATGGCTGTActataatgtatttaataaattacttatttatggacattttgctttttccagtgTTCACTGTTTTAGCAGCTTTGTAATGAACAGTCTTGTAGCAAATGCTCTTTGCACATGCCTAATTATGAAAGCATATTATTTTCATAGTAGAGTTAACTATGAAGTCAACGTGactaaaataaaaccatattaTGATTTTTGTGCTAAGGCCAGCATCACAAAGACTAATGGTAGTTAACTTTTCAACTTCAAACAGTAATAGTCCTTTATAATAATGTTTGGTAATTATTCATAGCTTAAGATAAATGCCGGTTTCCTTATCACTGTTCTAATACCTAGTCATCACTTTAATTAAGAAAACTATTCTCTCCTATTATGCTCTCGTTTTATaaaataggtcagagaaagacaaataccatgtgatttcactcatatgtggaatttaagaatcaaaatagatgaacatagggggaaaaaaagagaagcagaccagaaaacagactcttgactatagagaacacactgagggttgctggaggggtgatGGCCAGAGGATgcactaaatgggtgatggggattaaggagggcacttgtgatgagcactgggtgttgtatgtaagtgatgaatcactaagttctacacctgaagctaatattacatgGTAccttaactaactggaatttacataaaaacttgaacaaaagaaagaaaactctctCTCACTTTGCAAcattttctgttccattgttaAATTTCAATAAATGCCTTTTAAAGGTCTGTTTTATAAGGCAAACTAATTCAGTTGAAAAGCAACACATTGTGCCCACTTTCCAAAACTCTCTGGAACACAGGGCCTTGCAGCTACCTAGTCAGTAGTGAGTGAACCTCTCAGTCTaatgtttatactttttaaaaatctttgttgttttagCTCTATAATTTGAATGTAGCATTCCCATAGAGAATGTAAATTCCACTAGTAAAGAAGAGTTggctttattatattatataaatattctctctctAAAGTCCTAATTATTTAATGATTATAGGCACAGAGTAGAGCCTTTAAAATTGTCACGAGTGATAACATctacatttttctgtttattaatgcTATTTTATTCTAGCATTGTCATTGTCTATCCTTTCTTCCATACTCAATTTAGTCTTCcctggaaaaataaattcttaatacaAGTATCCTTAAGCTTTTCCTAAAGAAAATCCTACAGACTGATTCTTAGAAATTATGGTTCTTCATTATACAAACAAATGTGAGCATGCTTAATATTGACCATTTTAACAATGTGGAAGAATCCTCAAAGTCCTTTTCAGCCGGGTGGAAGTCTTTTTCACCttcatctttgcttttgctaTATTAAAAGCACGGCATTACCTCACATAGAGAGGGCCTGGCCACATATTTAGAACCTTCGCCTGCTACTTTGGGTATCTATTTGCCCTTGGTCTCAACTCGTTGATTCATAAATCACCTCGAAGTGAGAATTCACATTGAAATATTCAAGTTTATGGGTAACACTAGACTCTTCCAGAGAGTGAAATGCTAGCTTGATATGAATAAACTGTAGGATGATACTGTAAATATGAAGGAGAAGAAGAGTGGCAAAATGTATATCAATATGTAGACGAGtttaaagaaatatgaacaaGGAACAATAATTTGAGCTTTTATTACGAAATCATGGTCTGAGTTGTCAGTTCTATAACAAGAGGGAGATTCAAGGAGCAATTATGGACTGTGTCTTCAACTTCAGACAGTGCTGTTGTGGATTTCATGATCCTCCAAATTCTGGGAAACCTCTCAAGGGCTACTAGAAAGTGAAAAATGATGGTCTTAAGGCATACAGGCAGCAGTCTCTGGAATAGTGGTTGAAATGttaggtaaaattattttattactttttaaagattttatttatttattagagagagtgcaagtcggggaaggagcagagaagggagaaacagagggggaaggagagaatatCCAACAGACTCcgtgtggagcctgatgaggggcttgatctcatgattctgagatcatgacctgagccaaaaccaagtcagacacttaaccaactacaccacccaggcgccccgaataaaattatttttgtgtcaaGTCTATATTATATCTATCTTGAAGGAAAGACCttggagagtgtgtgtgtgtatgtgtgtgttgccAGAGAAGGGCTCTGGAGTACCACTataaatcagtttttcttttggaAGGTAAGCTCCTGgatatgatctttttttatttttatataagttaaaacatgatttacatttttaaattttacatttttagttttacattAAATGTAACGGCACCTGTcttgaaaacatatttatatccCCTTTTTTGCTAATTCCACattgagaaaatgaagatgaaaatctAGAGCA encodes:
- the LOC110574241 gene encoding LOW QUALITY PROTEIN: ubiquitin carboxyl-terminal hydrolase 28-like (The sequence of the model RefSeq protein was modified relative to this genomic sequence to represent the inferred CDS: deleted 1 base in 1 codon; substituted 1 base at 1 genomic stop codon), with the translated sequence MTAELQQDDAAGAADRHGSSCQMLLNQLREITGIQDPSFLHEALKASNGDITQAVSLLTEERVKEPTQDTVATEPSEVEGSAANKEVLAKVIDLTHDNKDDLQAAIALSLLESPKIQADGRDLNRMHEAASAETKRSKRKRCEVWGENPNPNDWRRVNGWPVGLKNVGNTCWFSAVIQSLFQLPEFRRLVLSYSLPQNVLENCPSHTEKRNIVFMQELQYLFALIMGSNCKFVDPSAALDLLKGAFQSPEEQQQDVSEFTHKLLDWLEDAFQLALSVNNPRNKSENPMVQLFYGTLLTEGVREGKPFCNNETFGQYPLQRWFTKLPPVLTFELSRVEFNQSLGQPEKIHNKLEFPQIIYMDRYMYKSKELIRSKRECIRKLKEEIKVLQQKLERYVKYGSGPARFPLPDMLKYVIEFASTKPVPERATSQSDAHMTLPLSSAHCAVSDLASKESTSKESSSQDVEGTFSSEDPLPKSKAMNKPLASSRSSMEMPAQPAPRTVTDEEINFVKTCLQRWRSEIEQDIQDLKNCIASTTQTIEQMYCDPLLRQVPYRLHAVLVHEGQANAGQYWAYIYNQPRQVWLKYKDISVTESSWEELERDSYGGLRNVSAYCLMYINDQLPHFNAEVAPSESDQMLGEVDALSVELKHYIQEDNWRFEQEVEEWEEEQSCKIPQMESSTSSASQDFSPSPEPSATASHGVRCLASEHAVIVKEQTAQAIANSAHAYERSGVEAAPSEAFHEEYSRLHRLAKETPASHSDPWLQHVLVYFFQNEAPKRVVERTLLEQFADKNLSYDERSISIMKVAQAKLKEIGPDDMNMEEYKKWHEDYSLFRKVSVYLLTGLELYQKGKYQEALSYLVYAYQSNAALLMKGPRHGVKESVIALYXRKCLLELNAKAASLFETNDDHSVTEGINVMNELIIPCIHLIINNDISKDDLHAIEIMRNHWCSYLGQDIAENLQLCLGEFLPRLLDPSAEIIVLKEPPTIRPNSPYDLCSRFAAVMESIQGVSTVTVK